The following are encoded in a window of Gavia stellata isolate bGavSte3 chromosome 33, bGavSte3.hap2, whole genome shotgun sequence genomic DNA:
- the LIX1L gene encoding LIX1-like protein, with product MESVRAQRLQPGVGTLRSLRPGVTGAPAAAASAPPPPPAPPPAAVAAPLPAAPPPAGLGLGLGLGLGLPPPPPPLGLQGPAAPPPPGAGPPAVLREAVEAVVRSFAKHTQGYGRVNVVEALQEFWQMKQSRGADLKNGALVVYEMVPSNSPPYVCYVTLPGGSCFGSFQFCPTKAEARRSAAKIALMNSVFNEHPSRRITDEFIEKSVSEALASFNGNREEADNPNTGIGAFRFMLESNKGKSMLEFQELMTVFQLLHWNGSLKAMRERQCSRQEVLAHYSHRALDDDIRNQMAMDWVNREQNSPGALSRELASTERELDEARLAGKELRFHKEKKDILMLAAGQLGSMHSSNC from the exons aTGGAGTCGGTGCGGGCGCAGCGGCTGCAGCCCGGCGTGGGGACGCTGCGCTCCCTGCGGCCCGGCGTCACCggggcccccgccgccgccgcctcggcccccccgccgcctcccgcccctccgcccgccgcggtggcggcgccgctgcccgccgctccgcccccggccgggctggggctggggctggggctgggcctggggctgccgccgccgccgccccccctggggctgcagggacccgccgcgccgccgccgcccggcgccgggccgcccgccgTGCTGCGGGAGGCGGTGGAGGCGGTGGTGAGGAGCTTCGCCAAGCACACGCAGGGCTACGGCCGCG TGAACGTGGTGGAGGCCCTTCAGGAGTTCTGGCAGATGAAGCAGTCGCGTGGAGCCGATCTGAAGAACGGAGCCCTTGTGGTGTACGAGATGGTCCCTTCCAACAGTCCCCCTTACGTCTGCTATGTCACCTTGCCAGGAGGGAGCTGCTTTGGCAGTTTCCAG TTCTGTCCAACCAAGGCTGAAGCCCGAAGGAGTGCTGCGAAGATTGCGCTAATGAACTCGGTCTTTAACGAGCATCCCTCCCGGAGGATCACGGACGAGTTCATTGAGAAGAGTGTTTCGGAGGCCCTGGCATCTTTCAAC GGCAACCGAGAGGAAGCTGATAATCCCAACACCGGGATCGGTGCTTTCCGCTTCATGCTGGAATCCAACAAGGGAAAATCGATGCTGGAGTTCCAG GAGCTGATGACCGTCTTCCAGCTGTTGCATTGGAACGGCAGCCTCAAGGCCATGCGAGAGCGGCAGTGCTCCCGGCAG GAGGTCCTGGCTCACTACTCCCACCGCGCTCTGGACGATGACATAAGGAACCAGATGGCCATGGACTGGGTGAACAGGGAGCAGAATAGCCCAGGGGCCCTTTCCAGAGAGCTGGCTTCAACGGAGAGAGAGCTGGACGAAGCCCGCctggctgggaaggagctgcgTTTCCATAAGGAGAAGAAAGACATCCTGATGCTGGCAGCCGGCCAGCTGGGGAGCATGCACTCCTCCAACTGCTAG
- the PEX11B gene encoding peroxisomal membrane protein 11B translates to METWVRFSAQSQAKERLFRAAQYACALAGDTLRRNGASAGVLASVRQLEAHLSLGRKLLRLGSSAEALEAAKRAIHLSDMVLRFCVTLSHLNRAMYFACDNVLWAGKTGLVPGVDQEKWSQRSFRYYLFALAVNLSRDAYEIRILMEREAGGKRAKGSESGRQLRADNGLQQLGLRLQIQLRLLIHVLRNNPPLLLDVVKNACDLFIPLDKLGLYKTNPGFVGLCGLTSSILSILTILHPWLKLKP, encoded by the exons atGGAGACCTGGGTGCGCTTCAGCGCCCAGAGCCAGGCCAAGGAGCGGCTCTTCAG GGCCGCGCAGTACGCCTGTGCCTTGGCGGGGGACACGCTGCGGAGGAACGGGGCGAGCGCCGGGGTCCTGGCCAGCGTTCGGCAGCTGGAGGCTCACCTCAGCCTGGGCCGCAAGC TGCTGCGCCTGGGCAGCTCGGCCGAGGCGTTGGAGGCGGCGAAACGGGCCATCCACCTGTCGGACATGGTGCTGCGGTTCTGCGTCACCCTCAGCCACCTCAACCGGGCCATGTACTTCGCCTGCGACAACGTCCTCTGGGCCGGGAAGACGGGGCTGGTCCCCGGCGTGGACCAGGAGAAGTGGAGCCAGAGGTCCTTCAG GTATTACCTCTTTGCCCTCGCCGTCAACCTGAGCCGGGACGCCTACGAGATCCGGATCCTGATGGAGCGCGAGGCGGGCGGGAAGCGAGCGAAAGGCAGCGAGAGCGGGCGCCAGCTCCGGGCTGACAACgggctccagcagctggggctgaggCTGCAGATCCAGCTCCGGCTCCTGATCCACGTTCTTCGGAACAaccctcctctgctgctggaCGTGGTGAAAAATGCCTGCGATCTCTTTATCCCCCTGGACAAGCTGGGGCTGTACAAAACCAACCCGGGCTTCGTAGGGCTGTGCGGCCTCACCTCCTCCATCCTCTCCATCCTCACTATCCTTCATCCCTGGCTCAAACTGAAGCCTTAG